The DNA window ACTTCTTTTCCGCGGCTCTTGATGTGGGGTTTTCCGATGGCTATGGTGAAGCCCTTGAAGGAGTCGTCCTTCCTGTTGAACTCTATCGCCAGAGGGAGGTCGTTGTCCTCGTTGAAGACGATTCTCACGATCCTTGCTCGAGAGTGGTCGCTAATGTAGTCCTCCTTAAGGCTCTCGTAGTTGTCGATGACGTGGTTGATGCTCTCGCTGTGCATCTCGTAGATTTCACGGGAATAGACGCTGTGGTTCTTTATCTCCTCAACTTTCTGCTCCCTGTCCAAGCTACCACTCCCTCAGGCTTTGAGCCACTTCCCTTCCCTGAACTTAAAAGCCTTCCTTATCTCCGCCATCCTGAGGGCTTCCTCAAGCTTGCCCTTCGGCACTTCAAGGCCGTGGAGCTCCTTGAAGAGCTCGATTATCTCATCGGTGCTTACCGCTTCCTTCTCCTCGAGGATGTTGCCCACAAGGTTTATCATGTCCTCGACAAAGTTCCAGGGGAAGACTATCCAGGCCCAGTCTATCTCCTCGGCGTAGTAGTCAGGCTTGAAGCGGGAGCCTCTGATCGTGAGAAGGGTTGCTGTCTTCACTTCTGCAGGGTTCTGGCTGACTACGTAGTTCTTCGCCAGCGTCAGGCTCTCACCGGTGTCGCTGATATCGTCAACGATGAGAACCTTCTTGCCGCTCAGGTCGTAGTTGGTGCCGTACTTGAGCCTGGCCTTGCCGTCTGGGGTAGCAGTCACCCCCCAGTGCTCGACCTTAAGGCTTACGAGGTCTTTGATTCCCAGATAGTCGCAGTAGAGCCTCGCCGCGACCCAGCCGCCCCTTGCGAGCCCAACCACCACGTCTGGCTTCCAGCCTTCCTCTAGAATTTTCCAGGCGCCTTCTTTTGCCCACCTTTCAATGTCTTCCCAAGAAGCGAGCCTTGCAGGAAACTTCTTCATTGGATTTCCCTTAACGGGGCGAAGTGGATGTTATATTTAAGGTTTTTGTAGCCAAGGAAATGTTTACAAGGCCTGCCAATCAACATATAGATAGGTGGTAAAGAGATGGTACGGATAATGCCGGTTGACAGGCTGAGCGATGAGGATGTAAGGGAAATTCTCACGAAGTACAGGAAGATAGCGCTCGTCGGCGCTTCCCCAAAGCCGGAGCGCGATGCCAACCAGGTCATGCGCTATCTCCTCGACCGCGGCTACGAGGTCTATCCCGTGAACCCTAGATATGATGGAGTCCTTGGGAGAAGGTGCTACCCGAGCGTTCTCGACATCCCTGATGACGTTGACATCGTTGACCTCTTCGTTAGACCCGAGTTCACGATGGACTATGTCGAGCAGGCGATAAAGAAGGGCGCGAAGGTTGTCTGGTTCCAATTCAACACCTACAACAGGGATGCGTTTAAGAAGGCAAAAGAAGCGGGCCTTACAGCCGTCGCTCACAGGTGCATAAAGCAGGAGCACGAGAGGCTTTTTGGTTAGCCTCTGTACCTCAGCACGTGGATGTCTCTGACGACCCTGTGCCTCTCCTCGTAGTCGAGGTGCCTCCCAAGGACTTCGAAGCCGAGCTTTCCAAGCCACTTCCTTTCCTTCCGGTATATCCCTCCACCGTTCAGCTTGTAGGCTGGGAAGACGAAGACAACCTTTCCGTTTCTTTTCAGAACGTCGGCAAAGCTCTCGAAGACGGGATAGTAGAAGCGGTCGAGCTCGTTGGCCAGCTTTATGGCCTCTCCTCTGCTGGGGTGCCTCTTGAGGGGCTTTCCGAGGTAGGGTTCGGTAACTATGGCGTCGAACCTCTGTCTAAAGCACTTCTTCAGCTTCCTTGCGTCGCAGACCTCCAAGTGGGCCGAGTTCTTAATCCTGAACTCCTTTCTCAGCCAGGCGAGGTTCTTCTTGGCGTCCTTGATCTGTCCCTCATCGCGGTCGCTCCCGTAGGCGGTAAGGCCCTGCAGAACGAACTCCTGGACAATTGTCCCAATACCGCAGAACGGGTCTAGGAAGCTCCCCCTCCTGACCTCAGTCAGGTTCACCATTATCCTCGCCAACCTGGGCGGAATCGAGAGTATCGGCTTCTGAACGGGCCTCTCAACGTCGAGCTTCTTCAGCTCGAAGGGGTCCGTTACCCTAATCGTCTCCCCCACGAGGAAGCTTCCGTCTTCCCTAAAGATGAAGACGAAGTCCTTAACCTCCGGGAAGCCCTTGAGGATAAGCTCCGCG is part of the Thermococcus stetteri genome and encodes:
- a CDS encoding phosphoribosyltransferase, producing the protein MKKFPARLASWEDIERWAKEGAWKILEEGWKPDVVVGLARGGWVAARLYCDYLGIKDLVSLKVEHWGVTATPDGKARLKYGTNYDLSGKKVLIVDDISDTGESLTLAKNYVVSQNPAEVKTATLLTIRGSRFKPDYYAEEIDWAWIVFPWNFVEDMINLVGNILEEKEAVSTDEIIELFKELHGLEVPKGKLEEALRMAEIRKAFKFREGKWLKA
- a CDS encoding CoA-binding protein encodes the protein MVRIMPVDRLSDEDVREILTKYRKIALVGASPKPERDANQVMRYLLDRGYEVYPVNPRYDGVLGRRCYPSVLDIPDDVDIVDLFVRPEFTMDYVEQAIKKGAKVVWFQFNTYNRDAFKKAKEAGLTAVAHRCIKQEHERLFG
- a CDS encoding TRM11 family SAM-dependent methyltransferase gives rise to the protein MYGVILGKNLELGRAEFYSFGRRFGLKVRSIEEGNNWIVFESKPSVERYFRRIGGSLKLVRIIGEGEGALNGLEYSRLFTVSLYGKNDWKLWRKLGSEIKKRFKEEGPAKFFKPAKTYAMPAELILKGFPEVKDFVFIFREDGSFLVGETIRVTDPFELKKLDVERPVQKPILSIPPRLARIMVNLTEVRRGSFLDPFCGIGTIVQEFVLQGLTAYGSDRDEGQIKDAKKNLAWLRKEFRIKNSAHLEVCDARKLKKCFRQRFDAIVTEPYLGKPLKRHPSRGEAIKLANELDRFYYPVFESFADVLKRNGKVVFVFPAYKLNGGGIYRKERKWLGKLGFEVLGRHLDYEERHRVVRDIHVLRYRG